A window of the Hordeum vulgare subsp. vulgare chromosome 5H, MorexV3_pseudomolecules_assembly, whole genome shotgun sequence genome harbors these coding sequences:
- the LOC123396490 gene encoding protein HVA22-like: MAKGTWALICHLHAIAGPSLTLVYPLYASICAMESTSKLDDGQWLAYWIIYSFIALFEMAAEQVLYWIPLWYEVKLLFVAWLVLPQFRGASFIYEKFVREQIRKHGVMLHEHHGHGSHVLKAEHGVH; the protein is encoded by the exons ATGGCGAAGGGTACATGGGCGCTCATCTGCCACCTCCACGCCATTGCAGG GCCGAGCCTGACCCTGGTATACCCGCT GTACGCGTCCATCTGCGCGATGGAGAGCACGTCCAAGCTGGACGACGGCCAATGGCTGGCCTACTGGATAATCTACTCCTTCATCGCCCTCTTCGAAATGGCAGCCGAGCAAGTCCTCTACTG GATACCGCTGTGGTACGAGGTGAAGCTGCTATTCGTGGCGTGGCTGGTGCTGCCGCAGTTCAGGGGCGCGTCCTTCATCTACGAGAAGTTCGTCAGGGAGCAGATCAGGAAGCACGGGGTGATGCTGCACGAGCACCACGGCCACGGGTCGCACGTACTCAAG GCTGAGCATGGCGTGCACTGA